In one Deltaproteobacteria bacterium CG11_big_fil_rev_8_21_14_0_20_42_23 genomic region, the following are encoded:
- the trxB gene encoding thioredoxin-disulfide reductase, with protein MVHNVIIIGSGAAGYTAAIYAARAELQPLLFEGSQPGGQLTITTDVENFPGFEHGIMGPQLMQDMRKQALRFETKMIQQTITTIDTSKRPFVLTTDTGETYQAKTIIVATGATAKLLGVENEMKLMGKGVSACATCDGFFFKGLEIVIVGGGDTAMEEATFLTKFASKVTVIHRRDSLRASKIMQQKAFENPKIEFIWDTEVIDVHGVDQDKLTGIRLKNLKTGEESDFACEGLFIAIGHKPNTEFLKGKLELDDVGYIITKKSSMATSVDGIYACGDAQDSIYRQAITAAGTGCMAAIDVERFLQGHE; from the coding sequence ATGGTTCATAATGTGATTATTATTGGTTCAGGCGCAGCGGGGTACACAGCGGCCATTTACGCGGCACGTGCTGAGTTGCAACCACTTTTGTTTGAAGGCTCTCAGCCGGGTGGTCAACTTACCATTACAACCGATGTTGAAAATTTTCCTGGTTTTGAACATGGCATTATGGGTCCGCAGTTGATGCAAGACATGCGCAAGCAAGCGCTTCGTTTCGAAACAAAAATGATTCAGCAAACTATTACAACCATTGACACTTCAAAAAGACCTTTTGTGCTCACCACCGACACAGGTGAAACCTATCAAGCAAAAACAATTATTGTAGCAACAGGTGCAACGGCAAAATTATTAGGTGTTGAAAATGAAATGAAGCTCATGGGAAAAGGCGTCTCTGCCTGCGCTACCTGCGATGGCTTCTTTTTCAAGGGCTTAGAAATTGTGATTGTAGGTGGTGGTGATACCGCAATGGAAGAAGCTACTTTTCTCACAAAATTTGCTTCAAAAGTTACGGTGATTCACCGCAGAGATTCACTTCGTGCTTCAAAAATTATGCAGCAGAAAGCATTTGAAAATCCAAAAATTGAATTCATCTGGGATACTGAAGTGATTGATGTTCACGGAGTTGATCAAGATAAACTTACGGGCATTCGCTTGAAAAATTTAAAAACAGGTGAAGAAAGTGATTTTGCGTGCGAAGGTTTATTTATTGCTATTGGACACAAGCCCAATACTGAATTTTTAAAAGGTAAACTTGAATTAGATGACGTTGGTTACATCATCACCAAAAAATCATCGATGGCCACAAGTGTAGATGGCATCTATGCTTGCGGCGATGCCCAAGACAGCATCTATCGCCAAGCCATTACAGCGGCTGGAACTGGTTGCATGGCAGCAATTGATGTTGAGCGCTTTTTGCAAGGGCATGAATAG